GCTGGGGACCATTTCCTCACAGTGATTTGGTGAAGCCTCCAAGTCTTCCCTGAGCCAGGGGTGTGTCATCACCTCAGTCACTGTGGGCCTAAACTTGGGGTTGACTGTCATTAAGTGACTAAGCAGGTTCTGGAGTTCTTCTGACAAGTTAGAGGGGACGATATACTTCCCTGCCACAACCTGCCTCCGCAGTTCTCGTGTGCTGACAGCATCAAACGGGACCTTCCCGACTACCATGAAATATAAGACGACTCCCACGGTCCATATGTCGATCTTGGGGCCGTCATAAAGTCTGCCACGTAAAAGTTCAGGGGCACCAAAGGAGTAAGTGCCACAGTGAAAACTTAGCCTTTGCCCAGGTTTGACTTGTGTGCCAAGGCCAAAGTCGATGATTTTGACTTTTCCGTTCCCGTCCACCATGATATTGTCCGGTTTTAGGTCCCGATGAATTATTCCAAGTTCATGGCAGTAGCTCACAGCACTCAGTATTTGCCTGAATATCCCCCGGGCCTCGTCCTCCTGCAGGTGGCCAGCCTTTCGGATGTATTGATAAAGCTGTTGTCCCTCGAACAGTTCCATGACAAGGTATATTCTCTTCTCAGACTCAATCACTTGGAGGAGTGAGATGATGTTGGGGTGGTTGATCATCATCATGATATCTACCTCGGACATGACTGGATAGCACCACAGTTTCTTTTTTCGAAGCACTTTGACAGCCACCGGGGTCCCTGTGAGGCGGTGGTAGGCCAACTTTACTTTGGCATAGCCTCCCTGGCCAATGGTCTTCAAGGCTATATACTGAGAGTGGAAGCTCTCTCTGTAAGagaagctggcctcagacttgagCCCTGAAGACTCCTCTTCGCTATCAGAGCTCATGTTAGGCAACAAAGTGTAAATGCTacctaagagaaagaaaaagaataaataaaagaaagaagaaattttaagtaaaaatgataataataaaaaagatagaaaacTAATATCCCAGCAAACAACTGACAGCCACAAAAACCGAGAAAACCaaaagcacacatatataaagcCAAGGAAATCCAAACCTGGCTGCAAGTCACTAAGGAGGTAGGAACACGGCTCAGCAGCACCAAGAGCAAATACCACTAACTAcctacaaagaaaaaatacaaagaaatatataaaggatcaaagaaatgaaaaaaaaaatagaaaatccaagcaatataataataaaaaaacaagcagactccaaacaagcaaaactacataaaaactaaaaacctggaaatcaaaacaaattataaCAAACCCCTCAAAACCTCtagaatatacaaataactaaataataataataataaacactagGAAAAACCAACAACCCAATGTTGGGATAGGGAACTGATAAAGGATTTCTCATAAGACACAAAAATGACTTAAGAAATATATATCATAgtagtttaatttgcattttcctctcAGCCGAGGatagtgatttattttattttactctactcagaatggctaaaactaACAAAAGACAGCAAAATGCTGGTGTGGATGTGGGGGGTGGAAACACTCACGCACTGTTGATGGGTGTGCAAACTGGTGTGGATATAGGAGGTAGAAACCTTCACACACTGCTGATGGGTGTGCAAACTGGTGTCGATATAGGGAATGGAAACCCTCACGCACTGCTGATGAGCGTGCAAACTGGTGTGGATGGAGGATAGAAACCCTCACACACTGCTGATGGGTGTGCAAACTGGTGTCGATATAGGGAATGGAAACCCTCACGCACTGCTGATGAGTGTGCAAACTGGTGTGGATGGAGGATAGAAACCCTCAAGCACTGCTGATGGCTGTGCAAACTGGTGTGGCCActgtagaaatcagtgtggctgttccTCAGCTAGCACGAGCTCGACCATGCCATCCAGCTTGCCCACCCCTGGGCATACACTCCAGGGGCTCTAtttcctaccacagagatgcttgctCGTGCATGTTCAGGGCTGCTCTAGTAACAGTTGTAGCTGGGTTATATAAACAGCCTAGATGCTGTGTCCATCAAATGACAAAGTgccaaagaaaatgtggtatctATACATAAAGGAATCTTATTCACTGCAAGGAGaactgaaattataaaatttgaagTAAATGGACGGAACTGGAGAACATTACGTGAGTGAGGTgagtcagacccagaaagacagacatggcaTGTTCTCATGTTCTCATTCGTATGCGGACCCTTCCATCAAATCCTTAGATTTATTAGTGCAACTCTTGGACCTCATCAGGGAAATTACTTTGTGCAAtagttaacacagagactcacaacttaCCAAAGAATCGAGAGCAGGTGTCAAGGGGGTGCTCTTACCCTTCCCGTGAAGGCACAGGGACCACCGTGAAAAGGGGCCAGAGAGACTGTAGGAATCAGAGGTTGGGAAGG
This genomic window from Chionomys nivalis chromosome 2, mChiNiv1.1, whole genome shotgun sequence contains:
- the LOC130863540 gene encoding sperm motility kinase 2B-like; this encodes MSSDSEEESSGLKSEASFSYRESFHSQYIALKTIGQGGYAKVKLAYHRLTGTPVAVKVLRKKKLWCYPVMSEVDIMMMINHPNIISLLQVIESEKRIYLVMELFEGQQLYQYIRKAGHLQEDEARGIFRQILSAVSYCHELGIIHRDLKPDNIMVDGNGKVKIIDFGLGTQVKPGQRLSFHCGTYSFGAPELLRGRLYDGPKIDIWTVGVVLYFMVVGKVPFDAVSTRELRRQVVAGKYIVPSNLSEELQNLLSHLMTVNPKFRPTVTEVMTHPWLREDLEASPNHCEEMVPSLPDPAIVEAMKYMGFQAQDIKDSLCQRKYNQTMASYCLLQGQALQGHGCTTRAQPVNPGATPFPSLEDPSAFPLELRRRGSEPTLGTLLRGPATYGHVPAYGQQVGQRGNRRPAGSALPLCRPLQRPSTPDQTHQCTKSAPCIYSTSSSRENTKDLGSQGSSAEGKPTHRQGQPRDLKGWTGRIGSALTGLCCCFPSRKKPRQGQNRVSLQK